A DNA window from Tenuifilaceae bacterium CYCD contains the following coding sequences:
- the mutS gene encoding DNA mismatch repair protein MutS — protein sequence MKQYLNIKAKHPDAILLFRVGDFYETFGDDAIKASEILGITLTRRANGAAQYVELAGFPHHALDTYLPKLVRAGQRVAICEQLEDPKKTKTIVKRGITELVTPGVSYNDNVLERKENNFLACVYIEKKLAGISFLDISTGEFYTSEGSIEYVDKLLNNFKPKEVLVERAKQRDFIEIFGTKHYTTKLEEWAFNTDAAKEKLLNHFKTQSLKGFGIDNLNLGIVSAGAILYYLDITQHHQVGHISNISRIDEDKYVWIDRFTAKNLELFGSINDNAKTFIEVIDKTASPMGGRLLKRWVALPLRDINAINDRLNVVEYFVQFPEVSDLLVDKTQNIGDIERIISKAAVGRIAPRELIQLKNALTHLVEIKETCESSNEPTLQRIGEQINLCTRIRDRIEKEIVPDPPIQLNKGSVIATGFNQELDELREIMHNGKDYLINLQHRESERTGIPSLKVSFNNVFGYYIEVRNTHKEKVPADWIRKQTLVSAERYITQELKEYEEKILGAEEKVAEIEMALYQNLVHNLSEYVASIQLNAFLIAQVDCLLSFAMCANQFKYSKPEVNLNDTIDIKLGRHPVIERMLPAGEEYIANDVFLDTSEQQIIIITGPNMAGKSALLRQTALIVLMAQIGSFVPAQSANIGIVDKIFTRVGASDNLSQGESTFMVEMQEAASILNNLSNRSLILLDEIGRGTSTYDGISIAWAIVEYLHEHPNSRAKTLFATHYHELNEMESTFNRVKNYNVSIKELDNTVIFLRKLVRGGSEHSFGIHVARMAGMPPSVIKRANEILAELEKSQQNQTLQRPVADIGTNREGYQLSFFQLEDPVLKQIRDQIKRLDVNNLTPIEALNKLNEIKRLTGL from the coding sequence TTCCGCATCACGCACTCGACACATACCTGCCTAAACTTGTAAGGGCTGGACAACGAGTTGCAATTTGCGAGCAACTTGAGGATCCAAAGAAAACTAAAACCATTGTAAAACGAGGAATTACCGAATTAGTTACACCGGGAGTCTCTTACAACGACAACGTTCTAGAACGTAAGGAGAATAATTTTCTAGCTTGCGTGTATATCGAAAAAAAATTAGCAGGTATTTCATTTCTTGATATTTCTACTGGCGAATTTTATACATCCGAAGGTAGTATTGAATATGTAGATAAGTTGCTGAATAACTTCAAGCCCAAAGAAGTTTTGGTTGAACGTGCAAAGCAACGCGATTTTATTGAAATTTTTGGAACAAAGCACTACACAACAAAACTCGAGGAATGGGCATTTAATACGGATGCAGCCAAAGAAAAACTCTTAAATCATTTTAAGACCCAATCGCTTAAAGGATTTGGTATTGATAACCTCAATTTAGGAATAGTTTCGGCAGGAGCAATTCTTTACTACCTCGATATCACGCAACACCATCAAGTTGGGCATATCTCAAACATTTCACGAATTGATGAGGACAAATATGTTTGGATTGATCGGTTCACGGCCAAAAACCTTGAACTCTTTGGATCTATCAACGATAACGCTAAAACATTCATCGAGGTAATCGATAAAACAGCATCGCCAATGGGAGGCCGATTGCTAAAACGTTGGGTTGCCCTCCCCTTAAGAGACATAAATGCCATTAACGATAGACTCAACGTAGTTGAATATTTTGTTCAATTTCCAGAGGTTTCCGATCTTTTAGTTGATAAAACACAGAACATTGGAGATATTGAACGTATCATATCCAAAGCGGCAGTTGGACGAATAGCTCCAAGAGAACTAATTCAACTGAAGAATGCCCTAACTCATCTTGTTGAGATTAAAGAAACCTGTGAAAGTTCCAATGAGCCAACTCTGCAACGAATTGGCGAACAAATAAATCTTTGCACTAGGATACGCGATAGAATTGAGAAAGAAATAGTTCCAGATCCTCCTATTCAACTGAATAAGGGAAGTGTTATTGCAACAGGGTTCAACCAAGAGTTGGATGAACTGCGCGAGATAATGCACAATGGCAAGGATTATCTAATAAATCTACAACACAGGGAATCGGAACGAACAGGAATTCCTTCGCTAAAGGTAAGTTTTAACAATGTTTTTGGATACTACATTGAGGTTAGAAACACCCATAAGGAAAAGGTTCCTGCAGATTGGATCCGAAAGCAAACGCTTGTATCGGCCGAAAGATATATTACACAAGAACTAAAGGAGTATGAGGAAAAAATACTGGGCGCCGAGGAAAAAGTTGCAGAGATTGAAATGGCGTTGTACCAGAATTTAGTACATAACTTAAGCGAATACGTTGCATCAATCCAGTTAAACGCTTTTTTAATTGCACAGGTCGATTGTTTGCTATCGTTTGCAATGTGTGCCAATCAGTTTAAGTACTCCAAACCTGAGGTCAATTTAAACGATACTATTGATATAAAACTAGGCCGACATCCAGTAATTGAGCGGATGCTTCCCGCCGGAGAGGAATATATTGCAAATGATGTATTCCTTGATACGTCAGAACAACAAATAATAATTATTACTGGACCTAACATGGCCGGTAAATCGGCCTTGCTAAGACAAACAGCCCTTATTGTACTCATGGCCCAAATTGGATCGTTTGTTCCTGCCCAATCGGCCAATATTGGGATTGTTGATAAAATATTTACCCGCGTTGGGGCATCGGATAACCTATCGCAAGGTGAATCAACCTTTATGGTTGAAATGCAGGAGGCGGCAAGCATTCTTAACAACCTATCGAATAGAAGTTTAATTCTGCTTGATGAAATTGGGCGAGGAACCTCAACCTACGATGGTATTTCCATTGCCTGGGCAATAGTGGAGTACTTGCACGAACACCCAAACTCAAGGGCAAAAACTCTATTTGCAACGCACTACCACGAGTTAAACGAGATGGAATCGACCTTTAACCGGGTTAAGAATTACAATGTTTCCATCAAGGAACTGGACAACACTGTGATTTTTCTCCGTAAATTAGTCCGTGGTGGAAGCGAGCATAGCTTTGGTATTCACGTTGCCAGAATGGCCGGAATGCCTCCTAGCGTTATTAAACGCGCCAACGAGATACTTGCCGAACTTGAAAAATCGCAGCAAAATCAAACACTCCAAAGACCCGTAGCCGATATTGGAACGAATAGAGAAGGCTATCAACTAAGTTTCTTTCAGCTGGAGGATCCTGTGCTAAAGCAAATTCGAGATCAGATAAAAAGGCTCGACGTTAATAACCTAACTCCTATTGAGGCTCTGAATAAGTTGAACGAGATAAAAAGATTGACAGGACTTTAA
- a CDS encoding beta-N-acetylhexosaminidase, which yields MKRIILPILLGIALLSCKQQEINIIPAPIQLIQEQGTFKLSKSTKIVVDKTDSAALKVAKYFLEMLKVKGIELELSEVVNSSATSRDIYFSRVELNDSLGSEGYKLSVSKNGIVIQANSGSGYFYAVQTLRQLMPADFENADSKYSKISIPNVQIVDKPKFAWRGLNLDCCRHFMTKDFVKRYIDLLAYHKMNILHWHLTDDQGWRIEIKKYPRLTEVGAWRQLADGTNYGGYYTQDDIREVVAYAAERHVNIVPEIEMPGHSVAALAAYPQFSCTGKPLKVETSWGVFKDIYCAGNDSTYLFLQDLLTEIVELFPFPYIHIGGDEAPKYRWENCPKCQHQLKKQKLHDYEELQRYFISRIAQFLETKNRKIIGWDEILDGGRPHNATVQAWRGIDRAEASVTAGAPVIVSPTSHCYFDYPVEVIDLQKVYSFNPIPDGINAEQEDLIMGGECNMWSERAPQETVDSKLFPRILAISEVLWTSPEERNYEQFIKRVRSHYGRLTSMGVNYGFEQSAVKINSQLSNDLKSITVSIERGQKNLEVYYTTEGTEPTTKSIKYSQPFTVTKSTTINAAAFIDGNKVGEVFSCGLVLSKSTGKSIELGFTPAQKYMGGGLQALVDGRKGTGSYNDGIWQAVQGCDMTAVIDLGEAQTVNSVSVGFFQSNPSWIFAPKQVEFFASADGNNYTAIATIDSQVKPENEGMFRHDFSANLNGVTCRYLKMVAHSIGNCPGWHPAAGSPSWLFADEIVVE from the coding sequence ATGAAACGCATAATCCTTCCAATTTTGCTTGGCATAGCACTTTTATCCTGCAAACAGCAAGAGATAAATATTATTCCAGCACCCATTCAATTGATTCAGGAGCAGGGAACTTTCAAGTTAAGTAAATCTACAAAAATTGTTGTTGATAAAACTGATAGTGCTGCACTTAAGGTTGCCAAGTACTTTCTGGAGATGCTTAAAGTCAAAGGGATTGAGTTGGAGTTGTCAGAAGTTGTAAACTCATCTGCAACCAGTAGAGATATCTACTTTAGTAGAGTTGAACTTAACGATTCGTTGGGTAGTGAGGGTTACAAGTTATCTGTTTCTAAAAATGGTATTGTAATTCAAGCAAATTCTGGTTCGGGATATTTCTATGCTGTTCAAACGTTGCGTCAGTTAATGCCAGCCGATTTTGAAAATGCCGATTCAAAGTACAGCAAAATATCAATTCCAAATGTGCAGATTGTTGATAAGCCAAAATTCGCGTGGCGTGGACTAAACTTAGATTGCTGCCGTCATTTTATGACCAAGGATTTTGTGAAACGCTATATCGATTTATTGGCTTACCATAAGATGAATATTCTACATTGGCACTTGACCGATGACCAGGGATGGCGTATCGAAATAAAGAAATATCCAAGGTTAACAGAGGTTGGTGCTTGGCGCCAGTTAGCCGATGGCACAAACTATGGTGGATACTACACTCAGGACGATATTCGCGAAGTGGTTGCCTATGCTGCAGAACGACACGTAAACATTGTTCCCGAAATTGAGATGCCCGGGCACTCGGTTGCCGCTCTTGCCGCTTATCCTCAATTCTCGTGCACAGGAAAACCATTAAAAGTCGAAACCAGCTGGGGCGTTTTCAAGGACATTTACTGTGCAGGAAACGATTCAACTTACCTCTTCTTGCAGGATTTGCTAACCGAGATTGTTGAACTGTTCCCATTTCCATACATCCATATTGGTGGCGATGAGGCCCCAAAGTACCGCTGGGAGAATTGCCCAAAATGTCAGCATCAACTTAAGAAACAAAAGTTACACGATTACGAGGAATTACAGCGATACTTTATAAGCAGAATAGCCCAGTTCTTAGAAACAAAAAACAGAAAAATTATAGGTTGGGATGAGATTCTGGACGGCGGTCGTCCGCACAATGCAACAGTACAGGCTTGGCGCGGAATTGATAGAGCCGAAGCCTCTGTTACTGCTGGTGCGCCAGTAATTGTATCGCCAACCAGCCATTGCTACTTCGATTATCCAGTGGAAGTTATCGACTTGCAGAAGGTATATTCATTTAATCCAATCCCCGATGGAATCAACGCTGAGCAAGAAGATTTGATAATGGGTGGTGAATGCAATATGTGGAGCGAGAGGGCACCCCAAGAAACTGTCGATTCAAAACTATTTCCGCGTATATTGGCTATTAGTGAGGTTTTGTGGACAAGTCCTGAGGAGCGAAACTATGAGCAGTTCATAAAACGCGTGCGCTCACATTATGGCCGATTAACTAGTATGGGCGTTAACTATGGATTCGAGCAAAGTGCTGTGAAAATTAATAGCCAGCTCTCCAACGACCTCAAATCGATCACCGTAAGCATTGAGCGAGGACAGAAGAACCTAGAAGTTTACTATACTACCGAAGGAACCGAACCAACTACAAAATCGATTAAATACTCCCAACCATTTACCGTTACAAAATCCACAACCATTAATGCTGCAGCATTTATTGATGGCAATAAAGTTGGCGAAGTTTTTAGTTGTGGTCTTGTACTATCGAAATCGACAGGGAAAAGTATTGAGTTAGGATTTACACCCGCCCAAAAGTATATGGGTGGAGGCTTGCAGGCCCTGGTTGATGGTCGAAAAGGAACTGGTTCATACAATGATGGTATTTGGCAGGCAGTTCAGGGGTGCGATATGACCGCTGTGATAGATTTGGGCGAAGCCCAAACTGTAAACTCCGTTTCTGTTGGATTCTTTCAATCCAACCCATCGTGGATATTTGCTCCGAAACAGGTTGAGTTTTTTGCCTCTGCCGATGGCAACAACTACACAGCAATTGCAACAATTGACTCGCAGGTAAAACCCGAAAACGAAGGAATGTTCCGCCACGATTTTTCAGCCAATTTAAACGGTGTAACTTGTCGTTACTTAAAGATGGTTGCTCACAGTATAGGCAACTGTCCCGGCTGGCACCCAGCCGCAGGCTCTCCATCGTGGCTTTTTGCCGATGAGATTGTGGTTGAGTGA
- the fadD_1 gene encoding long-chain-fatty-acid--CoA ligase: MMISREDIKKDAIITKNKHISYEELFQFVEQYSFIFKDKRYKKVAIFSENRVEWIYAFYAALKNGSIVVPVDFAASNEDVAYILNDSQPELIFSSHGQIKEIDKIKPKLNYSPEIIIFDDIQLSSADSIIEPITPSDIENTAVIIYTSGTTGSPKGVMLSFKNLLANIKAVSEDVVIYTPQRQVLMLLPMHHIFPLAGSMMAPLRVGATIVMSPSMQSSDLLETLKNNQVAIIIGVPRLYELIYKGVKAKIDASFVGRMLFRIVKLSKSKTLGKKIFGKVHRGFGGHLEYLVSGGAALSREVGGFFQTLGFDVLDGFGMTEAAPMITFTRPGKVLIGSPGHPLPGLSVEIRDGEVVAKGPNIMQGYYNRPEETAEVLRDGWLYTGDLGRFDKKGYLFITGRKKEIIVLSNGKNINPVELEVKLEKASPCVKEAGVYLFNDALHAVIHPDYKSLSDLDVKNPEQYFREAVMPELNNNLSSYKRIMHFALVNVELPRTRLGKLQRYKLAELAEAPKKKKGKVEHPDNEEYRAVKSFIESQVDMEISPDDHLEFDIALDSLSRLSLIDFIETKFGIKFDNEKLIRFPSVRAMVDHIREHKLFNKEEGTNWTELLKEKVHVKLPKTWPTQNFIKNISKGFFKIYFKFKSEGTENIPEGPCIIAPNHQSYLDGLLVASFIKRKTFRSTYFYAKKKHVNNWITRFMASKNNVIVMDIDKDLKESIQKLAEVLKSGKKIILFPEGTRTHTGELGDFKKTFAILSRELNVPVVPVAISGAFKAFPRGSKVPRPGTPIRVSFLPPINPADYELDSLIEMVKSKIETKINETF, from the coding sequence ATGATGATTAGTAGAGAAGATATTAAAAAAGATGCGATTATTACTAAGAACAAACATATCTCATACGAAGAGTTATTCCAGTTTGTTGAGCAGTATTCTTTTATTTTCAAGGATAAAAGATATAAAAAAGTAGCTATATTTTCTGAGAATAGAGTTGAATGGATCTATGCTTTTTATGCTGCATTGAAGAATGGTTCCATTGTTGTTCCTGTTGACTTTGCTGCATCGAATGAGGATGTTGCTTATATACTAAACGATTCTCAGCCTGAGTTAATATTTAGTAGCCACGGGCAAATAAAGGAAATAGATAAAATCAAACCGAAATTAAACTATTCTCCAGAAATAATAATTTTCGATGACATACAGCTATCCTCTGCTGATTCTATAATTGAGCCAATTACACCTTCCGATATAGAGAATACCGCTGTTATTATTTATACATCGGGTACAACAGGAAGCCCCAAAGGAGTTATGTTATCATTCAAAAATCTTTTGGCTAACATCAAGGCGGTATCTGAGGATGTGGTCATATATACTCCTCAACGACAAGTGCTGATGTTACTTCCAATGCATCATATATTCCCGCTTGCAGGATCTATGATGGCTCCTTTGAGGGTTGGTGCTACCATTGTGATGAGTCCATCAATGCAATCGTCCGACCTTTTGGAAACATTAAAAAATAATCAGGTTGCCATAATCATTGGGGTTCCTCGTTTGTACGAGTTGATATATAAGGGTGTTAAGGCAAAAATTGATGCCAGTTTTGTTGGGAGGATGTTGTTCCGAATTGTAAAATTGTCAAAAAGTAAAACTTTAGGCAAAAAGATATTTGGAAAAGTGCATCGGGGATTCGGTGGACATTTGGAATACCTTGTGTCGGGTGGTGCTGCATTGAGCAGGGAAGTAGGAGGTTTTTTCCAGACTTTAGGCTTTGATGTTTTAGATGGATTTGGAATGACAGAGGCTGCACCTATGATAACCTTCACAAGACCTGGAAAGGTATTGATTGGATCTCCGGGGCATCCACTTCCAGGACTTTCCGTAGAAATTCGCGATGGCGAAGTTGTGGCCAAAGGGCCAAATATTATGCAGGGTTACTATAACCGCCCCGAGGAAACTGCCGAAGTTTTAAGGGATGGTTGGTTGTACACCGGTGATTTGGGTCGTTTCGATAAAAAGGGGTATCTGTTTATTACAGGCCGAAAAAAGGAGATTATTGTTCTATCGAACGGGAAAAATATCAACCCTGTTGAGCTCGAAGTAAAGTTAGAAAAAGCATCACCATGCGTTAAGGAGGCTGGAGTTTACTTGTTTAACGATGCGCTCCACGCAGTAATTCATCCCGATTACAAAAGTCTGTCGGATTTGGATGTCAAAAATCCTGAGCAATACTTTAGGGAGGCAGTTATGCCTGAACTCAATAATAATTTGAGTTCATACAAACGCATAATGCATTTTGCCTTGGTAAACGTTGAACTTCCGCGAACAAGGTTGGGAAAACTACAACGTTACAAACTAGCAGAATTGGCCGAAGCGCCCAAAAAGAAAAAGGGAAAAGTGGAGCATCCCGATAACGAGGAGTACCGAGCAGTTAAATCGTTTATTGAGAGTCAGGTTGATATGGAGATATCGCCCGACGATCATTTAGAGTTCGATATAGCTCTGGATTCCTTAAGCCGATTATCGCTTATCGATTTTATTGAAACCAAGTTTGGTATTAAGTTCGATAACGAAAAGTTGATTCGTTTCCCATCGGTAAGGGCAATGGTTGACCATATCAGGGAACATAAGCTTTTCAACAAGGAAGAGGGTACAAATTGGACTGAACTTTTAAAGGAGAAGGTTCACGTTAAACTTCCGAAGACTTGGCCCACTCAGAACTTCATCAAAAACATATCAAAAGGATTCTTTAAAATCTACTTTAAATTCAAGAGTGAGGGGACTGAGAATATACCCGAAGGCCCTTGTATTATTGCGCCAAACCATCAAAGTTATTTGGACGGACTGCTTGTCGCATCTTTTATTAAGCGCAAAACATTCCGATCAACCTATTTTTATGCCAAGAAGAAACACGTAAACAACTGGATTACAAGGTTCATGGCTAGTAAGAACAATGTTATTGTAATGGATATTGATAAAGACTTGAAGGAGTCAATTCAAAAATTAGCAGAAGTTCTTAAGAGCGGTAAAAAAATCATTCTTTTCCCTGAAGGCACAAGGACTCATACTGGCGAATTGGGCGATTTCAAGAAAACATTTGCTATACTAAGCCGTGAGTTGAATGTTCCGGTTGTTCCGGTTGCCATTTCTGGAGCATTTAAAGCGTTTCCTCGTGGATCAAAAGTTCCAAGACCGGGAACACCCATTAGGGTTAGTTTTTTACCCCCAATAAACCCTGCCGATTACGAGTTGGATTCATTGATAGAAATGGTTAAGAGTAAGATTGAAACCAAGATTAATGAGACATTTTGA
- a CDS encoding alpha-1 2-mannosidase — protein sequence MKKPQLLTVLMLVSIALFSQEKSPVEYVNPFIGTNFHGHTYPGATVPYGMVQLSPDTRLTGWDGCSGYHYSDNVIYGFSHTHLSGTGASDYGDILIAPVTGNPVFDNTKYSSAFQKVNETAKSGYYSVFLDKYKVKAEMTATARVGFHRYTYKKANKPALVIDLMHRDKVLESWVKVVGKNELHGFRRSKMWAKDQQIYFVIRFSEPIIKGPNFVDDDQITVNTEENGQVRTEGTKLRAWVQFPKLANGQLLVKVGISAVSEEGALKNLESELPGWDFDSVVVNAQKLWNDELSKISVSGGTPEQLTTFYTSLYHAMVVPNIFSDVDGLYRGMDNQIHQADGFTPYTVFSLWDTYRAWHPLMTIIDTKRTGDYINTFLSDYRFGGRLPVWELAANETECMIGYHSVPVIVDAWKKGIRNFDEKFALQAMKHSAKLNHFGLKEFKQYNFIPGDMEHESVSKTLEYAYDDWCIAQFAKDLGENSDYIEFVKRAQAYKNLFDPTTHFIRPRINGGWKDNFNPAEVDQSFTEANSWQYSFYVPQDIAGLIKLYGGKDNFEKRLDDLFSTSSQLSGKNQVDITGLIGQYAHGNEPSHHMAYLYNYVGKPWKTQQMIRKIMGEMYTHKPDGLCGNEDCGQMSAWYILSAAGFYPVCPGSTQYAIGSPLFSKITFNLENGKQFTVVAENNSAQNIYIASASLNGQPLTRSWIDHSEIIAGGELKLIMSDQPNKTWGTADADIPETKIDDHPIAVAPAFNTSTQSFTESLELNISSCQPDAMIFYSIFDIDKPGGGVQWRQGNKVVLTESKIVKAYAVLPSGETSAIIEGRYVKVNSVKDIAIKGEYSNLYSGGGKLALVDGLRGITNFRVGRWQGYQNQDFEAVVDLGSEKDITYIGADFLQDIGPWIMMPKYVSYAVSTDNVNFTPVGEVQNTIPDTEQNPTIKEFGLNVKVNARYVKVFAKSYGKLPAGHLSEGEPSWLFIDEIVVK from the coding sequence ATGAAAAAACCTCAGCTACTTACAGTTTTGATGCTTGTTAGCATTGCGCTGTTTTCGCAGGAGAAGAGCCCCGTGGAATATGTGAATCCATTCATTGGAACCAATTTTCACGGTCACACATATCCGGGAGCCACTGTGCCCTATGGTATGGTTCAGTTAAGCCCCGATACACGCCTAACAGGCTGGGATGGCTGTTCGGGTTACCATTACTCCGATAATGTGATTTACGGTTTTTCGCATACGCACCTTAGCGGTACAGGGGCCTCGGATTATGGCGATATTCTTATTGCTCCGGTGACTGGAAATCCAGTTTTTGATAACACTAAGTATTCATCTGCCTTTCAGAAGGTAAACGAAACGGCAAAGTCAGGCTACTACTCAGTTTTTCTCGATAAGTACAAAGTAAAGGCCGAGATGACTGCTACTGCAAGGGTTGGTTTTCATCGATACACATACAAAAAAGCTAATAAGCCTGCTCTGGTTATAGATCTTATGCATCGCGACAAGGTCTTGGAGTCGTGGGTTAAGGTTGTTGGGAAGAATGAACTGCACGGCTTTCGTCGTTCAAAAATGTGGGCTAAAGATCAGCAGATTTACTTTGTAATTCGTTTTTCCGAGCCCATTATAAAAGGGCCTAACTTTGTTGATGATGATCAAATAACCGTAAACACGGAGGAGAATGGGCAGGTAAGAACCGAGGGCACAAAACTTCGTGCTTGGGTTCAGTTTCCTAAGTTAGCCAATGGACAATTGCTTGTAAAGGTTGGTATTTCTGCAGTTAGCGAGGAAGGGGCTTTAAAAAATTTAGAGTCAGAACTACCCGGTTGGGACTTTGATTCGGTTGTAGTTAATGCTCAAAAACTTTGGAATGATGAATTATCAAAGATTAGCGTAAGTGGCGGAACTCCAGAGCAACTAACAACATTCTATACATCGCTTTACCATGCAATGGTTGTGCCCAATATCTTTTCGGACGTTGATGGACTGTACCGTGGAATGGATAACCAAATTCATCAGGCCGATGGATTTACACCTTACACAGTTTTCTCGTTATGGGATACCTACAGGGCTTGGCATCCGCTAATGACTATTATCGACACGAAGAGAACGGGAGACTATATTAATACATTCCTGTCAGATTATCGTTTTGGGGGACGACTTCCTGTTTGGGAACTTGCTGCAAACGAAACGGAGTGTATGATTGGCTATCACTCTGTACCTGTAATTGTTGATGCATGGAAGAAAGGAATCAGAAATTTTGACGAAAAGTTTGCCCTGCAGGCAATGAAGCATAGCGCAAAGCTCAATCACTTCGGGTTGAAAGAGTTTAAGCAGTATAACTTTATCCCTGGCGATATGGAGCACGAGTCGGTTTCTAAAACCCTTGAATATGCTTATGATGATTGGTGCATAGCACAATTTGCTAAAGATTTAGGTGAAAATTCCGATTATATTGAGTTTGTTAAACGTGCTCAGGCATACAAAAATTTGTTCGATCCAACAACACATTTTATACGTCCACGCATTAATGGCGGCTGGAAGGATAATTTTAATCCTGCGGAGGTTGACCAAAGCTTTACCGAGGCCAACAGTTGGCAGTACAGCTTTTATGTTCCACAGGATATTGCAGGACTGATAAAGTTGTACGGAGGCAAGGATAATTTCGAAAAAAGGCTCGATGACCTATTCTCAACATCATCGCAGTTATCGGGTAAAAATCAGGTCGATATAACAGGTCTTATTGGTCAGTATGCTCATGGTAACGAGCCTAGCCACCATATGGCTTACCTCTACAATTACGTTGGCAAACCTTGGAAAACACAGCAGATGATTCGCAAAATTATGGGTGAGATGTACACCCATAAACCCGATGGCCTTTGTGGTAACGAGGATTGCGGTCAGATGAGCGCTTGGTACATTCTTAGTGCAGCAGGATTTTACCCAGTTTGTCCGGGCAGTACGCAGTATGCTATAGGTTCTCCTCTGTTCTCAAAAATTACATTTAACCTAGAGAATGGCAAACAGTTTACAGTTGTGGCTGAGAATAATTCAGCGCAAAATATTTATATCGCATCTGCATCTCTAAACGGTCAACCGTTAACTCGGAGTTGGATTGATCATTCGGAGATTATTGCAGGTGGTGAGCTAAAGTTAATTATGTCGGATCAGCCAAATAAAACATGGGGAACCGCGGATGCTGATATTCCAGAAACTAAAATTGACGATCATCCCATAGCAGTTGCACCTGCCTTTAACACATCTACACAATCATTTACCGAGAGTTTAGAGTTAAATATATCATCGTGTCAGCCTGATGCAATGATTTTCTACTCGATATTTGATATTGATAAACCAGGAGGAGGTGTTCAGTGGCGACAGGGCAATAAGGTTGTATTAACCGAGTCGAAAATTGTTAAAGCCTATGCTGTTCTGCCAAGTGGTGAAACCAGTGCAATTATTGAGGGTCGATATGTTAAGGTGAATTCGGTGAAGGATATTGCTATTAAAGGGGAATACAGTAACCTTTATTCAGGTGGAGGTAAATTGGCGCTGGTTGATGGTCTCAGGGGAATTACAAATTTTAGAGTGGGAAGATGGCAGGGCTATCAAAATCAGGATTTCGAGGCAGTTGTTGATCTCGGTTCCGAGAAGGATATAACCTACATAGGTGCAGACTTTCTCCAAGACATTGGTCCATGGATTATGATGCCAAAGTATGTTTCTTACGCCGTATCAACCGATAACGTAAATTTTACTCCTGTAGGCGAAGTTCAGAATACCATTCCCGATACTGAGCAGAATCCAACAATCAAGGAGTTTGGACTTAATGTTAAAGTTAATGCTCGTTACGTGAAGGTTTTTGCCAAATCGTACGGAAAACTGCCGGCAGGGCATTTAAGCGAGGGTGAGCCCTCGTGGCTATTTATTGATGAGATTGTGGTTAAATAA